One Streptomyces sp. NBC_00102 DNA segment encodes these proteins:
- a CDS encoding VWA domain-containing protein, with product MGRHSLPDRSAADRPGAASTPPRRRAVAVAGALVVAVAAGSAVVARSGLLSFSEPCEKDAVRLTVAASPDIAPAVRAVADRARKDQVRTDGHCMDVEVVAADSYKVANTVAAGGKTPYQVWLPDSDLWLDRAKGSGDGIPLTPGDSVATSPVGFAVVPSAAKTLGWPETRLGWAELVAAALGSDGAVRLGAADPARSATGLLALTAIGASSAGQGGDSDTRAAQTAKLLSERMSESDPKAAETLARDDSAAERGDPKRNQALLLSEQAAFTHNEKGEGGGKVDLFYPEDGSPQLNYPYTLVDETSMTVEQSRTALRLMTLLKESGSGGPGGILPAHGFRPPDGSAVARVVRTAGGKDPQPYAEAPATAPTAAELQEVLGMWTITVQSARLSVVVDASGSMATPVPGRGESRMDVTKQSLLQALSQFTDDDEIGLWEFATTLDGAKDYRELTPTGRLGGRTAGGTTHREELASAFDELKPVPNGATGLYDTTLAAYRAAVASFVPGKFNALVILTDGSNQDDDGISRTGLVQQLGTLVDPERPVPILAIAVGPDADREEVAEIAKVTGGGGYEVSDPAEIQTVILQAIMTAGQAAVPE from the coding sequence GCGTCCACGCCGCCCCGCCGCCGAGCGGTCGCCGTCGCCGGCGCACTCGTCGTCGCGGTGGCGGCCGGTTCGGCCGTGGTCGCACGCAGCGGCCTGCTCTCGTTCTCGGAGCCGTGCGAGAAGGACGCGGTCCGGCTCACCGTGGCCGCGTCACCCGACATCGCTCCCGCCGTACGCGCCGTGGCCGACCGGGCGCGGAAGGACCAGGTGCGTACGGACGGCCACTGCATGGACGTGGAGGTGGTGGCCGCCGACTCGTACAAGGTCGCCAACACCGTGGCGGCCGGCGGCAAGACCCCGTACCAGGTCTGGCTGCCGGACTCGGACCTCTGGCTCGACCGGGCGAAGGGCAGCGGGGACGGCATACCGCTCACCCCCGGCGATTCGGTGGCCACCTCACCGGTGGGGTTCGCCGTGGTGCCGTCCGCGGCGAAGACCCTGGGCTGGCCGGAGACGCGGCTCGGCTGGGCCGAACTGGTCGCCGCCGCCCTGGGGTCGGACGGTGCGGTCCGGCTCGGGGCCGCCGATCCGGCCCGCAGCGCCACCGGACTGCTGGCGCTCACGGCCATCGGGGCGTCCTCCGCCGGCCAGGGCGGAGACAGCGACACCCGCGCCGCACAGACCGCGAAGCTCCTCTCGGAGCGCATGTCGGAGAGCGACCCGAAGGCTGCGGAGACACTGGCGCGCGACGATTCGGCCGCCGAGCGGGGCGATCCCAAGCGGAACCAGGCTCTGCTGCTGTCGGAGCAGGCAGCCTTCACGCACAACGAGAAGGGGGAAGGGGGCGGAAAGGTCGACCTCTTCTATCCGGAGGACGGGTCCCCGCAGCTCAACTACCCGTACACGCTGGTGGACGAGACGTCGATGACCGTCGAGCAGAGCCGGACCGCGCTGCGGCTGATGACGCTCCTCAAGGAGAGCGGCTCGGGCGGTCCCGGCGGGATCCTGCCGGCACACGGCTTCCGGCCCCCGGACGGCAGTGCCGTGGCGCGGGTCGTCCGGACTGCGGGCGGGAAGGACCCGCAACCGTACGCCGAGGCTCCCGCCACCGCGCCCACGGCCGCCGAGCTCCAGGAGGTGCTCGGCATGTGGACCATCACGGTGCAGAGCGCGCGGCTCTCCGTGGTGGTCGACGCGTCGGGTTCGATGGCGACCCCGGTCCCGGGCAGGGGCGAGTCCCGGATGGACGTGACGAAGCAATCGCTGCTCCAGGCGCTGAGCCAGTTCACGGACGACGACGAGATCGGCCTCTGGGAGTTCGCCACCACCCTGGACGGGGCCAAGGACTACCGCGAGCTGACCCCGACCGGCCGGCTCGGCGGACGCACCGCGGGCGGTACCACCCACCGGGAGGAACTCGCTTCGGCCTTCGACGAGTTGAAGCCCGTACCGAACGGCGCCACCGGCCTCTACGACACCACTCTCGCCGCGTACCGGGCGGCCGTGGCGAGTTTTGTGCCGGGCAAGTTCAACGCCCTGGTGATCCTCACGGACGGCTCGAACCAGGACGACGACGGGATCTCCCGCACGGGCCTGGTGCAGCAGCTCGGGACGCTCGTGGACCCGGAACGCCCGGTGCCGATCCTCGCCATCGCGGTGGGGCCGGACGCGGACCGCGAGGAGGTCGCGGAGATCGCGAAGGTGACGGGCGGCGGCGGCTACGAGGTGAGCGATCCCGCCGAGATCCAGACGGTGATCCTGCAGGCCATCATGACGGCCGGCCAGGCCGCCGTTCCCGAGTAG